The nucleotide sequence GTAGGCGAAATCGATGTCGCGGCCGGCCTCGAACTGTTTCCGCTGGGGCTCGCTCATCATTTCAAAAAGCAGCGCGTGATTCTCTTCGTGCGTCAGTTTCTGGGAGGCCATCGGGACCAGATCGCCCGCCACCCGCATCAGAGGCGGGTTCCCCGGCGACAAATGGAGGTCGGATGCTTTTTTCTCTCTGAGAAGCTTGAACAGCCCGTCGATTTTCGCCATCGCGCGCTCCGCAATAAAATGAGTTTAGCATCGGGATGACTTTTCGGCAAGTCGCCTTTATAATGATCGGACGGGCTTAAGGCGGAAGGTGGAGGGAAATCGGTGACAAAGGACAGGCCCCGCGAAATGACCCTGCGGCAGCTCATCACGGCCGAGCTCGAAAAAGGCCCGATGACGGCGCGGGATCTTTCCAAGGCGATCCGGATTTCCGAAAAGGAGGCGGTCGCCCACATGGAGCACGTCGCGAGAAGCCTTCACCCGCCGAAGCGGCTGGTCATCGAAGCGGCCGTTTGCAACAAGTGCGGATTTATCTTCTCGGAACGCCGCCGATTTACCAACCCCAGCCGCTGTCCCCGATGCCGTCACGAAGGGATCGCCCCGCCGGCGTTTCGAATCGTTTCCGCCTAGGTTTTCGGGAAACGATTGAAGATCCTCGTCATTCGAGGCGGTCCAAAAACCGCTTCCAGGCCTCCCAGTACGGCGGTCCGCCGGTGAGGTAGGTATCGTTGTGGTCGGCGCCGGGGATGATGTAAAACTCCTTGGGGGGATTGGCGGCCGCGAACAGCCGCCGCCCCTGCTCGAGGGGGATCGTCTGATCCCGTTCGCCGTGGAAGATCATCAGGGGCGCATGGACCATTCCGATCTTCGACAGCGAGTCGTACTTGTCGCGGATCAGGAAGCCCACGGGAAGATACGGCAGCTTCACACGGGCCACGTCATCGATCGAGGTCAGGGGGGACTCGAGGATCAACGCGCGCGGGGGGGCCTCCACGGCCAAGTCGACCGCCACCGCGGTTCCGAGCGAGTGGCCGAAATAAATGATCCGTTTGGCCAGAAGTCCGGTGCGGGTTTTCACGTACTGCAAGGCCGCCTCGGCGTCCCGGTACGTGCCTTCTTCCGTGACCGATCCTCCGCTCCGACCGTACTGGCGGTAATCGAAGATAAAGACCGACAGGCCCAGCTCATCGTGAAACAAGCGGAGCCTCCGGACGCGCTGGCTCATGTTTCCGCCGTTGCCGTGAAACCAGATCATCACCCTGGACGGATCCGGACCGGGGACGAACCAGCCGTTCAGGCGGACGCCGTCGGCCGCTTTGAAAAAGACGTTCTCGTAGGCAAGCCCGACCGCTTCCGGCGTCCGCTGGATCTCGCGGTCCGGATGGAAGACAAACGGCTTGTCCAGGCCGCACCCCGCCGACAAGCCCAGCGCGACAACGCCCGCCCCGATCCAAGCGCCGATCCGGAGGATCGCGGGCACGAGGCGGCGGAAGACCCGCTCCGGATCAATGCGCGTCATCGTACACCAGGCGATAAATGCCCTTGGGCGTCGTGAAATAAAGCAGCCCGTCCGGGCCCATGGAAAGCCCCACCACCCCTTCCCGATGCTGAAAGAGATCATCGTGCACGGCAACCGCCTCGACCGAATCCCGGCCGGCGAGGGTCACCATGCGGATCCGCCCCTCGTTCCAGTCCGCGAAGAAGAGCTTTCCGCGATAGATTTCCGGATAGCGCGCGCCGGTATAGAACGCGATCCCGGTCGGCGCGATCGTCCGGTGGTATACCAGGATCGGATCGACGTAACCCGGTTTGTCCCGGACCCCGCTGACCCGGTCGTCGTCCCATCCGTAATTCTTTCCCGGCCCGATGATGTTCAATTCGTCGTTGGTGGCGGGCCCGTTCTCGGTCGCGAACAAGCGGGCCTTCCCGGGCGGGCCGGACTCGAACGTCAAACCGAAGCTGTTCCGCAGACCGTACGCGTAAACGTAGGACCGGGGCGCGGCCGGATGCCCGGGATCGTAGAAGGGGTTGTCGGCCGGGGCCGTGCCGTCCGGGTTCAATCGCAGGATTTTTCCGGCGAAGGAATTAAGATCCTGCGCGTGGCGCGGGACGGCCAGATCCCCGATGCTGAGATACAATTTTCCGTCCGGTCCGAAGATCAGGATGCCGCCGTTGTGATTGCCGGCCCCGGACTCGGATGCGCTTCCGATCGGGAGACGGTCCAGCAGGGCGACCGGCGCT is from Nitrospiria bacterium and encodes:
- a CDS encoding type IV pili twitching motility protein PilT, producing MAKIDGLFKLLREKKASDLHLSPGNPPLMRVAGDLVPMASQKLTHEENHALLFEMMSEPQRKQFEAGRDIDFAY
- a CDS encoding transcriptional regulator, with product MTKDRPREMTLRQLITAELEKGPMTARDLSKAIRISEKEAVAHMEHVARSLHPPKRLVIEAAVCNKCGFIFSERRRFTNPSRCPRCRHEGIAPPAFRIVSA
- a CDS encoding alpha/beta hydrolase; its protein translation is MTRIDPERVFRRLVPAILRIGAWIGAGVVALGLSAGCGLDKPFVFHPDREIQRTPEAVGLAYENVFFKAADGVRLNGWFVPGPDPSRVMIWFHGNGGNMSQRVRRLRLFHDELGLSVFIFDYRQYGRSGGSVTEEGTYRDAEAALQYVKTRTGLLAKRIIYFGHSLGTAVAVDLAVEAPPRALILESPLTSIDDVARVKLPYLPVGFLIRDKYDSLSKIGMVHAPLMIFHGERDQTIPLEQGRRLFAAANPPKEFYIIPGADHNDTYLTGGPPYWEAWKRFLDRLE
- a CDS encoding PQQ-dependent sugar dehydrogenase, whose translation is MKPIRLLLMTAVVVLCASVLRVSTGWAGFSEEPVATGLDFPVTIAFAPDGRLFFTERYSGRVRVIADPASKQPRLLPDAVYRFGPVSGFFERGLLGLALDPDFKTNGYLYVYYSHRGQNAKTDPYRHRLMRITVKGDRGEAPVALLDRLPIGSASESGAGNHNGGILIFGPDGKLYLSIGDLAVPRHAQDLNSFAGKILRLNPDGTAPADNPFYDPGHPAAPRSYVYAYGLRNSFGLTFESGPPGKARLFATENGPATNDELNIIGPGKNYGWDDDRVSGVRDKPGYVDPILVYHRTIAPTGIAFYTGARYPEIYRGKLFFADWNEGRIRMVTLAGRDSVEAVAVHDDLFQHREGVVGLSMGPDGLLYFTTPKGIYRLVYDDAH